In a single window of the Streptomyces sp. NBC_00285 genome:
- the mshC gene encoding cysteine--1-D-myo-inosityl 2-amino-2-deoxy-alpha-D-glucopyranoside ligase — MHAWPASEVPALPGQGRDLRIHDTATGGPVTLDPGPVARIYVCGITPYDATHMGHAATYNAFDLVQRVWLDTKRQVHYVQNVTDIDDPLLERAQRDSVDWAALAEKETALFREDMTALRMLPPQHYIGAVEAIPGIVPLVERLRDAGAAYELDGDTYFSVESDPNFGKVSNLDAAAMRLLSAERGGDPDRPGKKNPLDPMLWMAARECEPSWDGASLGRGRPGWHIECVAIALDHLGMTFDVQGGGSDLVFPHHEMGASHAQVLTGEFPMAKAYVHAGMVALDGEKMSKSKGNLVFVSQLRRDGVDPAAIRLALLAHHYRSDWEWTDQVLQDALDRVGRWRAAVSRPDGPSAEALVEEIREALANDLDAPTALAAVDRWAAAQEERGGTDTGAPGVVSRAVDALLGVAL, encoded by the coding sequence ATGCATGCCTGGCCCGCTTCCGAGGTCCCCGCCCTGCCTGGTCAGGGCCGCGACCTGAGGATCCACGACACCGCGACCGGCGGTCCGGTCACCCTCGACCCCGGTCCCGTCGCCCGTATCTACGTCTGCGGCATCACGCCGTACGACGCCACCCACATGGGGCACGCGGCGACCTACAACGCGTTCGACCTCGTGCAGCGCGTGTGGCTCGACACCAAGCGCCAGGTCCACTACGTCCAGAACGTCACCGACATCGACGACCCGCTGCTGGAGCGCGCCCAGCGGGACAGCGTCGACTGGGCCGCCCTGGCGGAGAAGGAGACGGCCCTCTTCCGCGAGGACATGACAGCCCTGCGGATGCTGCCCCCGCAGCACTACATCGGCGCGGTCGAGGCGATACCCGGCATCGTGCCGCTCGTCGAGCGGCTCCGGGACGCCGGTGCCGCCTACGAGCTCGACGGGGACACCTACTTCTCCGTCGAGTCCGACCCGAACTTCGGGAAGGTCTCGAACCTCGACGCGGCCGCCATGCGGCTGCTGTCCGCCGAGCGCGGCGGCGACCCGGACCGTCCGGGCAAGAAGAACCCCCTCGACCCGATGCTGTGGATGGCCGCCCGCGAGTGCGAACCCAGCTGGGACGGGGCCTCGCTCGGCCGCGGACGGCCGGGCTGGCACATCGAGTGCGTCGCGATCGCCCTCGACCACCTCGGCATGACCTTCGACGTCCAGGGTGGCGGCTCCGACCTCGTCTTCCCGCACCACGAGATGGGCGCCTCGCACGCCCAGGTGCTGACCGGCGAGTTCCCCATGGCCAAGGCGTACGTCCACGCCGGCATGGTCGCCCTCGACGGCGAGAAGATGTCCAAGTCCAAGGGCAACCTGGTCTTCGTGTCGCAGCTGCGGCGTGACGGCGTCGACCCCGCCGCCATCCGGCTGGCGCTGCTCGCCCACCACTACCGGTCCGACTGGGAGTGGACCGACCAGGTCCTCCAGGACGCCCTGGACCGGGTCGGGCGCTGGCGTGCCGCCGTCTCCCGGCCCGACGGTCCGTCCGCCGAGGCGCTCGTCGAGGAGATCCGCGAGGCCCTCGCGAACGACCTGGACGCGCCCACCGCGCTGGCCGCCGTCGACCGCTGGGCCGCCGCCCAGGAGGAGCGGGGCGGCACCGACACGGGCGCGCCGGGCGTGGTGTCACGGGCGGTGGACGCACTCCTCGGCGTGGCTCTCTAG
- a CDS encoding SCO1664 family protein produces MSAPERIPPRSVTTAQVLARGELTVRGQIRDASNAVLQCSVESEGQELLCVYKPVRGERPLWDFPDGTLAQREVAAYEVSEATGWGLVPPTVLRDGPYGEGMCQLWIEGVPGTELLALVDAEEPEPGWKAISLAEVGEGKTALLVHADDERLRRLSVLDAVINNADRKGGHLLPAEGGRLYGIDHGVTFNAENKLRTLLWGWAGEPLTGEAVDVLKGLREALSGALATRLAALITAAELDATRARVDELLATGKHPEPSGEWPAIPWPPV; encoded by the coding sequence ATGTCCGCGCCAGAACGGATACCGCCGCGGAGCGTGACCACGGCACAGGTGCTCGCCAGGGGTGAGCTGACGGTCCGCGGACAGATCCGGGACGCCTCCAACGCGGTGCTGCAGTGCTCCGTCGAGAGCGAAGGCCAGGAGCTGCTCTGCGTCTACAAGCCGGTCCGCGGCGAACGCCCCCTGTGGGACTTCCCGGACGGCACCCTCGCCCAGCGCGAGGTCGCCGCCTACGAGGTGTCCGAGGCGACCGGCTGGGGCCTGGTGCCGCCCACCGTGCTGCGGGACGGGCCCTACGGCGAGGGCATGTGCCAGCTGTGGATCGAGGGCGTACCGGGCACCGAACTGCTCGCCCTGGTCGACGCCGAGGAGCCCGAGCCGGGCTGGAAGGCCATCAGCCTCGCCGAGGTCGGCGAAGGGAAGACCGCGCTGCTGGTGCACGCGGACGACGAGCGGCTGCGCAGACTCTCCGTCCTCGACGCCGTGATCAACAACGCGGACCGCAAGGGCGGCCATCTGCTGCCCGCCGAGGGCGGTCGCCTCTACGGCATCGACCACGGCGTCACCTTCAACGCCGAGAACAAGCTGCGCACGCTGCTGTGGGGCTGGGCGGGGGAGCCGTTGACGGGGGAGGCGGTCGACGTCCTCAAGGGCCTCAGGGAGGCCCTGTCGGGGGCGCTGGCCACCCGGCTGGCCGCTCTGATCACCGCCGCCGAACTCGACGCCACGCGCGCGCGTGTCGATGAACTGCTCGCCACGGGCAAGCACCCGGAGCCGAGCGGTGAGTGGCCGGCCATCCCCTGGCCGCCCGTATGA
- a CDS encoding DUF3090 domain-containing protein, producing the protein MSRQVFLYDPPDRFVAGTVGLPGRRTFFLQATAGPRVTSVALEKTQVAALAERMDELLDEVVRRSGGSASVPAVPPTVISDTAPLDSPVEEEFRVGTMALAWDGEEQRMIVEAQALVELEADSEEDLAEAEEKLLQDEENGPPMLRVRLTGAQARAFARRALDVVNAGRPPCPLCSLPLDPEGHVCPRQNGYRRGA; encoded by the coding sequence GTGTCCCGTCAGGTGTTCCTCTATGACCCGCCGGACCGCTTCGTGGCCGGCACGGTCGGACTGCCCGGACGCCGTACGTTCTTCCTCCAGGCCACGGCCGGCCCCCGAGTGACCAGCGTGGCCCTGGAGAAGACACAGGTGGCCGCCCTCGCCGAGCGGATGGACGAACTCCTCGACGAGGTCGTGCGCCGCAGCGGCGGCAGTGCCTCCGTCCCGGCCGTGCCGCCCACCGTGATCTCCGACACCGCCCCCCTCGACAGCCCCGTCGAGGAGGAGTTCCGGGTCGGCACCATGGCCCTCGCCTGGGACGGCGAGGAGCAGCGCATGATCGTCGAGGCGCAGGCGCTCGTGGAGTTGGAGGCCGACTCCGAGGAGGACCTCGCCGAGGCCGAGGAGAAGCTCCTCCAGGACGAGGAGAACGGGCCCCCGATGCTGCGGGTCCGGCTCACCGGCGCGCAGGCCAGAGCCTTCGCCAGACGTGCCCTGGACGTCGTCAACGCCGGGCGGCCGCCGTGCCCGCTGTGCAGCCTCCCGCTCGACCCGGAAGGACACGTATGTCCGCGCCAGAACGGATACCGCCGCGGAGCGTGA
- a CDS encoding histidine phosphatase family protein yields MPTLILVRHGRSTANTEGLLAGWTPGVALDERGTAQAAGLPARLEGVPISEVVASPLQRCQETVRPLLDARPGLSSHSEERIGECHYGDWSGRKLAELMGEPLMEVVQTHPSAAAFPGGESMRAMQTRAAEAVREWNARVERDHGADAVYLMCSHGDVIKSLVADALGLHLDLFQRISVEPCSITVIRYTRLRPFLVRLGDTGDFASLLPREEAAGGDAPVGGGAGAP; encoded by the coding sequence ATGCCCACGTTGATCCTTGTCAGACACGGACGCTCCACCGCGAACACCGAGGGGCTGCTCGCCGGGTGGACACCCGGGGTCGCCCTGGACGAGCGCGGCACCGCACAGGCCGCCGGGCTGCCCGCACGGCTGGAAGGCGTGCCGATCTCCGAGGTCGTCGCCAGCCCGCTCCAGCGCTGCCAGGAAACGGTCCGGCCGCTGCTGGACGCCCGGCCCGGCCTGTCGTCGCACAGCGAGGAGCGCATCGGGGAGTGCCACTACGGCGACTGGTCCGGCCGCAAGCTCGCCGAGCTCATGGGTGAGCCGCTCATGGAGGTCGTCCAGACGCATCCCTCGGCGGCCGCGTTCCCCGGCGGCGAGTCCATGCGGGCCATGCAGACGCGCGCGGCGGAGGCCGTACGCGAGTGGAACGCGCGCGTGGAGCGCGACCACGGCGCCGACGCCGTCTATCTGATGTGCTCGCACGGCGACGTCATCAAGTCGCTCGTGGCGGACGCACTGGGACTTCATCTCGACCTCTTCCAGCGGATCTCTGTAGAACCGTGTTCCATCACCGTCATCCGTTACACCCGTCTGAGGCCGTTTCTCGTCCGCCTCGGCGACACCGGTGACTTCGCGTCCCTCTTGCCGCGCGAGGAGGCCGCCGGCGGTGACGCTCCGGTCGGTGGTGGTGCGGGCGCACCGTGA
- the corA gene encoding magnesium/cobalt transporter CorA produces MIVDCAIYRDGHRTEGPEDLSDALDGARAAGGFVWIGLHAPSEDEFELVTKEFGLHPLAVEDALKAHQRPKLEVYDDSLFVVLKPVVYEPESDAVSTGEVMLFLGDAFVVTVRHGVGSPLKTVRDRLEKEPRLLDKGPTAVLYAVADAVVDHYLEVATELGTDLEELEAEVFSPDGGGSRDTASRIYTFKRQILEFRRATVPLTMPLTRLAGVESYGATVPFVNDRARPFFRDVNDHLARVNESVEGLDRLVSDVLSAHLAQMSVRQNDDMRKISAWAAMAAIPTMIAGIYGMNFEHMPELHWVWSYPAVIALMGALEVLLYQTFKRRGWL; encoded by the coding sequence GTGATCGTCGACTGTGCCATCTACCGGGACGGGCACCGGACGGAGGGGCCCGAGGACCTGTCCGACGCGCTGGACGGGGCGCGGGCGGCGGGCGGGTTCGTCTGGATCGGGCTGCACGCACCGTCCGAGGACGAGTTCGAGCTGGTCACCAAGGAGTTCGGACTGCACCCACTGGCCGTGGAGGACGCCCTCAAGGCCCATCAGCGGCCCAAACTGGAGGTCTACGACGACTCGTTGTTCGTCGTCCTCAAACCCGTCGTGTACGAGCCGGAGAGCGACGCCGTCTCCACCGGCGAAGTCATGCTTTTCCTCGGCGACGCCTTCGTGGTGACGGTCCGTCATGGCGTGGGTTCGCCGCTGAAGACCGTACGGGACCGTCTGGAGAAGGAACCGCGCCTCCTCGACAAGGGACCCACCGCGGTGCTGTACGCGGTCGCCGACGCCGTCGTGGACCACTACCTGGAGGTGGCGACGGAACTGGGGACCGACCTGGAGGAGCTGGAGGCGGAGGTGTTCTCACCGGACGGCGGCGGCTCACGGGACACCGCGTCCCGGATCTACACCTTCAAGCGGCAGATCCTGGAGTTCCGCCGGGCCACCGTCCCGCTCACGATGCCCCTGACCCGGCTCGCGGGTGTGGAGTCCTACGGCGCGACGGTGCCGTTCGTCAACGACAGGGCGCGGCCCTTCTTCCGGGACGTCAACGACCACCTCGCGCGCGTGAACGAGTCGGTGGAGGGCCTGGACAGGCTGGTGTCGGACGTCCTGTCGGCGCATCTCGCGCAGATGAGCGTCCGGCAGAACGACGACATGCGGAAGATCTCCGCGTGGGCGGCCATGGCCGCGATCCCCACGATGATCGCGGGGATCTACGGCATGAACTTCGAGCACATGCCCGAGTTGCACTGGGTGTGGTCGTATCCGGCGGTGATCGCGCTGATGGGCGCCCTGGAGGTGCTGCTGTACCAGACGTTCAAGCGTCGGGGCTGGCTGTAG
- a CDS encoding ferritin-like domain-containing protein, which yields MLSAKSLFQEIIDDDESFRLFCSIAASGESQGGWENARIAALVPQSERDLVPKITRHGADEDKHGRIFNALMKKRGLRPVPVPPETDYTMLLERHGIGLAHEKLRSDEPLTVQDIVTYLAHSRVTEQRAAEEMELLRKHFADHPDLGRAVRMISGDEDNHLAYCHEELLRFARAGHGRAIQHRLRECALAEIRVYRDVSLAVMAHMGRILGWPRPKSAVLAAGIHAVYAYERAAGWRRMVSLRTPERRDALGGPATSAPEFA from the coding sequence ATGCTTTCGGCCAAGAGCCTGTTCCAGGAGATCATCGACGACGACGAGTCGTTCCGGCTGTTCTGCTCCATCGCGGCCAGTGGGGAGTCGCAGGGCGGCTGGGAGAACGCCCGCATCGCCGCACTCGTGCCGCAGAGCGAGCGCGACCTCGTCCCCAAGATCACCCGGCACGGCGCGGACGAGGACAAGCACGGGCGGATCTTCAACGCCCTGATGAAAAAGCGCGGTCTCCGACCCGTCCCCGTCCCGCCGGAGACGGACTACACCATGCTCCTGGAACGGCACGGCATCGGCCTCGCCCACGAGAAACTCAGGAGCGACGAGCCGCTCACCGTGCAGGACATCGTCACCTACCTCGCCCACAGCCGCGTCACCGAACAGCGCGCCGCCGAGGAGATGGAGCTGCTGCGCAAGCACTTCGCCGACCACCCCGACCTCGGCCGGGCGGTCCGGATGATCTCCGGTGACGAGGACAACCACCTCGCCTACTGCCACGAGGAACTGCTGCGCTTCGCCCGCGCCGGTCACGGCCGTGCCATCCAGCACAGGCTCAGGGAGTGCGCGCTGGCCGAGATCCGCGTCTACCGGGACGTCAGCCTCGCCGTGATGGCCCACATGGGACGCATCCTCGGCTGGCCGCGGCCGAAGTCGGCGGTGCTGGCCGCGGGCATCCACGCGGTGTACGCCTATGAACGTGCGGCCGGCTGGCGCCGCATGGTCTCCCTGCGGACACCGGAACGCCGCGACGCCCTGGGCGGCCCGGCCACCTCGGCCCCCGAGTTCGCCTGA
- a CDS encoding LLM class F420-dependent oxidoreductase: MQLGINLGYWGAGMDADNLSVAQEADRLGYAVCWAAEAYGSDAATVLTWVAAQTERIDVGSAIFQIPARQPAMTAMTAATLDSLSGGRFRLGLGVSGPQVSEGWYGVKFDKPLARTREYVEIVRKAMSRERLTHDGEHWTLPLPGGPGKPLKLTVHPQREHIPLYIAAIGPKNLEQTGEIADGALLIFPSAEHLEDTAIRYLRAGREKAGKTLDGFDIAPTLPLALGEDKDVAALADTFRPYTALYVGGMGSRKQNFYNQLAQRMGFESAAAEIQDKYLAGDKDGAAAAIPHDLIDKTALLGSVDRIADRMKEYAAAGVTTLTLAPAGFTLDERLAALRAGTEALERAGLA, from the coding sequence ATGCAGCTCGGGATCAACCTCGGCTACTGGGGCGCCGGAATGGACGCGGACAATCTCTCCGTCGCCCAGGAGGCCGACCGGCTCGGATACGCCGTCTGCTGGGCGGCCGAGGCCTACGGCTCGGACGCGGCCACCGTGCTCACCTGGGTCGCCGCGCAGACCGAGCGCATCGACGTCGGCTCGGCCATCTTCCAGATCCCGGCCCGCCAGCCGGCGATGACCGCGATGACCGCCGCCACCCTCGACTCGCTGTCCGGCGGCCGCTTCCGACTCGGCCTCGGCGTCTCGGGGCCGCAGGTCTCCGAGGGCTGGTACGGCGTCAAGTTCGACAAGCCGCTGGCACGCACGCGTGAGTACGTCGAGATCGTCCGCAAGGCCATGAGCCGCGAACGCCTCACCCACGACGGCGAGCACTGGACGCTCCCGCTGCCCGGGGGGCCCGGCAAGCCCCTCAAGCTCACGGTCCACCCGCAGCGCGAGCACATCCCGCTGTACATCGCGGCGATCGGTCCCAAGAACCTGGAGCAGACCGGCGAGATCGCCGACGGCGCCCTGCTGATCTTCCCCTCCGCCGAGCACCTGGAGGACACCGCGATCCGCTATCTGCGCGCCGGGCGGGAGAAGGCGGGCAAGACCCTCGACGGGTTCGACATCGCGCCGACCCTTCCGCTCGCCCTCGGCGAGGACAAGGACGTGGCCGCGCTCGCCGACACCTTCCGCCCGTACACCGCGCTGTACGTCGGCGGCATGGGCAGCCGCAAGCAGAACTTCTACAACCAGCTCGCCCAGCGCATGGGCTTCGAGTCGGCGGCCGCCGAGATCCAGGACAAGTACCTCGCCGGCGACAAGGACGGCGCCGCGGCCGCCATCCCGCACGACCTGATCGACAAGACGGCGCTGCTCGGCTCCGTGGACCGCATCGCGGACCGGATGAAGGAGTACGCGGCGGCCGGCGTCACCACGCTGACCCTGGCCCCCGCGGGCTTCACGCTCGACGAGCGTCTCGCCGCACTCCGGGCCGGCACCGAGGCCCTGGAGCGAGCCGGGCTCGCATAG
- a CDS encoding aldo/keto reductase produces the protein MEQRHLGRTGLRVSRIGLGTLTWGRDTDEHDAADLLKTFWEAGGTLVDTADVYGDGEAEYLLGRLIEGLVPRRDLVISTKAGSVADPNRPVDGSRGHLLSALDDSLARLGTDYVDVWHIHSYDPCTPLEETLQALDLAVNSGRARYAGVSNFSGWQLAKAGTWQLAAPGVRTRLAATQLEYSLLQRGLEREVLPATLDLGIGLLPSSPLGRGVLTGKYRGNTTPSDSRGASEHMAAFVAPYLDDTASRIVDAVTTAADGLAVTPLQVALAWVRDRPGVAAPIVGARNSQQLTAALSVEALSLPDEICRALDDVSAPVHRYPDHDWSTL, from the coding sequence ATGGAGCAGAGGCATCTCGGCCGTACCGGCCTGCGCGTGTCCCGCATCGGACTCGGCACCCTCACGTGGGGCAGGGACACCGACGAGCACGACGCGGCTGACCTCCTCAAAACGTTCTGGGAGGCGGGCGGGACACTCGTCGACACGGCTGACGTGTACGGCGACGGGGAGGCCGAGTACCTGCTCGGCCGCCTCATAGAAGGGCTGGTCCCGCGCCGGGACCTGGTCATCTCCACGAAGGCGGGCAGCGTGGCCGACCCGAACCGCCCTGTCGACGGCTCGCGCGGGCATCTGCTCTCCGCGCTGGACGACTCGCTGGCCCGGCTCGGCACGGACTACGTCGACGTGTGGCACATCCACTCCTACGACCCCTGCACCCCGCTGGAGGAGACACTCCAGGCCCTCGACCTGGCCGTCAACAGCGGCCGGGCGCGCTACGCCGGAGTCTCCAACTTCTCCGGCTGGCAGCTCGCCAAGGCGGGAACCTGGCAGCTGGCCGCGCCCGGGGTGCGGACCCGGCTCGCCGCCACACAGCTGGAGTACTCGCTGCTGCAGCGCGGCCTCGAACGCGAGGTGCTGCCGGCCACCCTGGACCTGGGTATCGGGCTGTTGCCGTCCTCACCGCTGGGGCGCGGGGTCCTGACCGGCAAGTACCGGGGAAACACCACGCCGTCCGACTCGCGCGGTGCCTCGGAACACATGGCGGCGTTCGTCGCGCCCTATCTCGACGACACGGCGAGCCGCATCGTGGACGCGGTGACCACGGCGGCCGACGGGCTCGCGGTCACTCCGCTGCAGGTGGCCCTCGCCTGGGTCAGGGACCGGCCGGGGGTGGCGGCGCCGATCGTCGGCGCGCGCAACTCGCAGCAGCTCACGGCGGCATTGTCAGTGGAGGCCCTTAGTCTTCCTGACGAGATCTGCCGGGCGCTCGACGATGTGTCGGCACCCGTGCACCGCTATCCCGATCACGACTGGAGCACGCTGTGA
- a CDS encoding helix-hairpin-helix domain-containing protein has product MSTEPEPTEKTEPQTRGEATEPEGTEETPGASAEESADADATGDPEDGDASNAADTEGVSGDSAAGDADGAAKAQLSEAEAELAAQRVERERIARRKAERSGPVDSGAGLRGKAADLLAAVRAVESGAKPVAAVFSEPEPPRRPAQEPARPRPVSAEAAGSQVAGSGAGPAPEAVEAVRRVLVEGGAPEDLAPQVAAVFGEAADDELRADPWQLLRVSGVRPEQADGFARALLGAECEPDDERRGRAVTVWLLEQAALAGHTALEMPALIAALAQRGVQDADAAVQSTIAEAEALVFQDALDPTAPEPEESDENDPEGAERPVRILVGLERYALAEESLADGLARVINSVPKEDGSAEDWQRAAASAKGAAELIRAVATAGLVLHTGGEASRAEPAALLEAARSLGLRAWAATHSPLGRDLFAGLLTAGGQGAPGPGEGEPHDGPSDDTLAQPVATVAGLLTGAEGPGRDADGAFDLDLLVVLDAPQLDVETAALLVESLPDGARLVLGGDPSVLWSAGPGRVFADLLAARICPQVASRRPDPGPLGELVSGIGIGELNQVEAPGKEVVIVPVRDAGEAVHRTVQLVADSVPRAIGVPAEETLVITPGHGGAAGTRVLNAALKERLNPGPGRFGGFDPGDRIAYSPAPGRTLTGRVVRADADGLHLTCADEPVVVPKEQVEQSVRHGWALTAHQAVGGRWPAVVAVLPGDAAQALTRPWVYTAFGRAARHLSVVHGVDQALPRAVAEIPAKPRTTRLPVLLAPQTPTAG; this is encoded by the coding sequence GTGAGCACGGAGCCGGAGCCCACGGAGAAGACCGAGCCGCAGACACGGGGCGAGGCGACGGAGCCGGAGGGCACGGAGGAGACACCGGGCGCTTCCGCGGAGGAGAGTGCCGACGCGGACGCGACCGGGGATCCTGAGGACGGCGACGCATCGAATGCGGCCGACACCGAGGGTGTGAGCGGCGATTCCGCCGCCGGCGACGCGGACGGCGCCGCCAAGGCGCAGTTGTCCGAGGCCGAGGCCGAACTCGCGGCGCAGCGGGTCGAGCGGGAGCGGATCGCGCGGCGGAAGGCCGAGAGGTCGGGGCCCGTCGACAGCGGGGCCGGACTCAGAGGCAAGGCCGCCGACCTCCTCGCGGCCGTGCGGGCGGTGGAGAGCGGGGCCAAGCCCGTGGCCGCCGTGTTCAGCGAGCCCGAACCACCGCGCAGGCCGGCCCAGGAACCGGCGCGGCCCCGGCCGGTGTCGGCCGAAGCAGCCGGGAGCCAGGTCGCCGGTTCCGGGGCAGGGCCCGCTCCCGAGGCCGTGGAGGCCGTACGGCGGGTGCTGGTGGAGGGCGGTGCGCCGGAGGACCTCGCGCCGCAGGTCGCCGCGGTGTTCGGGGAAGCGGCGGACGACGAACTGCGAGCGGATCCCTGGCAGTTGCTGCGGGTCTCCGGCGTACGGCCCGAGCAGGCCGACGGGTTCGCGCGGGCACTGCTCGGCGCGGAGTGCGAGCCTGACGACGAGCGGCGGGGACGGGCGGTCACCGTCTGGCTCCTGGAGCAGGCGGCGCTCGCCGGGCACACCGCGCTGGAGATGCCGGCGCTCATCGCCGCGCTGGCCCAGCGGGGCGTGCAGGACGCCGACGCGGCCGTACAGAGCACCATCGCCGAGGCCGAGGCCCTGGTTTTCCAGGACGCCCTCGACCCGACCGCACCGGAGCCCGAGGAGAGCGACGAGAACGACCCGGAGGGCGCGGAACGTCCCGTCCGGATCCTGGTCGGCCTGGAGCGCTACGCCCTCGCGGAGGAGAGCCTCGCCGACGGACTGGCCCGGGTGATCAACTCCGTGCCCAAGGAGGACGGTTCGGCGGAGGACTGGCAGCGCGCCGCCGCGTCGGCCAAGGGTGCGGCCGAGCTGATCCGCGCGGTCGCGACGGCCGGTCTGGTCCTGCACACCGGCGGTGAGGCGTCCCGGGCCGAGCCGGCGGCGCTGCTGGAGGCGGCGCGGAGCCTGGGGCTGCGGGCCTGGGCGGCCACGCACAGCCCACTGGGGCGTGACCTCTTCGCCGGCCTGCTCACGGCCGGTGGACAGGGCGCCCCCGGTCCGGGCGAGGGCGAACCGCACGACGGCCCCTCAGACGACACCCTGGCCCAGCCCGTCGCCACCGTCGCCGGTCTCCTCACCGGTGCCGAAGGGCCCGGCCGGGACGCCGACGGGGCGTTCGACCTCGACCTGCTCGTCGTGCTCGACGCGCCTCAGCTGGATGTCGAGACGGCCGCGCTGCTCGTGGAGTCGTTGCCGGACGGGGCGCGGCTGGTGCTGGGCGGAGACCCGTCGGTGTTGTGGTCGGCGGGTCCCGGGCGGGTGTTCGCGGATCTGCTCGCCGCACGGATCTGCCCGCAGGTCGCCTCGCGAAGGCCGGATCCCGGGCCGCTGGGCGAGCTGGTCTCGGGCATCGGGATCGGCGAACTGAACCAGGTCGAGGCCCCCGGCAAGGAGGTCGTGATCGTGCCGGTGCGGGACGCGGGCGAGGCCGTGCACCGCACAGTGCAGCTGGTCGCGGACTCGGTGCCCCGGGCGATCGGCGTCCCCGCCGAGGAGACCCTGGTGATCACCCCGGGCCACGGCGGCGCCGCGGGCACCCGCGTGCTCAACGCGGCCCTGAAGGAACGCCTCAACCCGGGTCCCGGCCGCTTCGGCGGATTCGACCCGGGCGACCGCATCGCCTACTCCCCCGCACCGGGCCGTACCCTGACGGGCCGCGTGGTGCGGGCTGACGCGGACGGCCTGCACCTGACCTGCGCCGACGAGCCCGTCGTCGTACCGAAGGAGCAGGTGGAGCAGTCCGTCAGGCACGGCTGGGCGCTGACCGCGCACCAGGCGGTGGGTGGCCGCTGGCCCGCGGTGGTCGCGGTCCTGCCCGGCGACGCCGCCCAGGCCCTCACCCGCCCCTGGGTCTACACGGCGTTCGGCAGGGCTGCGCGTCACCTCTCCGTGGTGCACGGCGTGGACCAGGCGCTTCCGCGGGCGGTGGCCGAGATCCCGGCCAAGCCCCGGACGACGCGGCTGCCCGTCCTCCTCGCACCGCAGACGCCGACGGCCGGTTGA